From the genome of Salvelinus fontinalis isolate EN_2023a chromosome 20, ASM2944872v1, whole genome shotgun sequence, one region includes:
- the ost4 gene encoding dolichyl-diphosphooligosaccharide--protein glycosyltransferase subunit 4: protein MVTDVQLAIFANMLGVSLFLLVVLYHYVAVNNPKKLE from the coding sequence ATGGTGACTGACGTGCAGCTGGCCATCTTTGCCAACATGTTGGGTGTGTCTCTGTTCCTGCTGGTGGTCCTATACCACTATGTAGCCGTCAACAACCCCAAGAAACTGGAGTAG